One segment of Corynebacterium atrinae DNA contains the following:
- the deoD gene encoding purine-nucleoside phosphorylase — translation MTTKSTPHINPRGVDIAETILLPGDPLRAKYIAENYLEDVVQFNDVRNMLGYTGTFRGAPISVMGSGMGIPSISIYAWELINIFECKKVVRIGSCGSLQPEIDLYEIIVGQSASTDSNILDQYNVPGTWAPTASWKLLKAVTDEAEKQNVNVHVGNILSSDVFYHADETANQRWADMGVLGVEMESAGLYAIAARAGVDALGLFTVSDNILTGGTTTPEERQTAFTQMMELALPLAEV, via the coding sequence ATGACGACCAAGAGCACCCCCCACATCAATCCGCGTGGTGTTGATATCGCCGAGACCATCCTGCTCCCGGGCGATCCGCTGCGCGCCAAGTACATCGCCGAGAACTACCTGGAAGATGTTGTCCAGTTCAATGACGTCCGCAACATGCTCGGCTACACCGGCACCTTCCGCGGTGCCCCCATCTCGGTGATGGGATCCGGCATGGGCATTCCCTCCATCAGCATCTACGCGTGGGAACTGATCAACATCTTCGAGTGCAAGAAGGTAGTCCGCATCGGTTCCTGCGGTTCCCTGCAGCCGGAGATCGACCTCTACGAGATCATCGTCGGCCAGTCTGCATCGACGGACTCCAACATCCTGGACCAGTACAACGTACCTGGCACCTGGGCTCCCACGGCCTCGTGGAAGCTGCTCAAGGCTGTCACCGATGAGGCTGAGAAGCAGAACGTCAACGTGCACGTGGGCAACATTTTGTCCAGCGACGTTTTCTACCACGCCGATGAGACCGCGAATCAGCGTTGGGCCGACATGGGCGTCCTCGGCGTCGAGATGGAATCCGCTGGCCTCTACGCCATTGCCGCACGGGCTGGCGTCGATGCGCTCGGTTTGTTCACCGTCTCCGACAACATCTTGACCGGCGGCACCACCACTCCGGAGGAGCGCCAGACCGCCTTCACCCAGATGATGGAACTCGCCCTTCCGTTGGCTGAGGTCTAG